A region of Salvelinus alpinus chromosome 6, SLU_Salpinus.1, whole genome shotgun sequence DNA encodes the following proteins:
- the LOC139579566 gene encoding CD209 antigen-like protein C isoform X1 encodes MDIDDSIYANQRPIMPRKKDGAGDQHSVSCQCWKRYSGAAAVCLGLLCVLLLAGITGLLLYQRNQLTSSNTLTKERDQLQTSDNNLTAERDQQQTSNNTLTLERDQLQTRYNNLTAERDQLQTRYNNLTEERDQLQTRYNTLTKESYQLQKEIVRLKQSTVEKVCPRGWKKLGSSCYYVSTEYKSWEESRQDCRYRGADLVVIKSQEQQTLVNWLCGVYDYVWIGLTDSVTEGTWKWVDDTRLTTTYWNSGEPNGGRAENCVYFYSSSSDTGAWWDYYCYYKYRWICEK; translated from the exons TGTCTTGTCAGTGTTGGAAGAGATACTCTGGAGCAGCTGCAGTGTGTCTGGGGCTGCTGTGTGTTCTCCTACTGGCTGGGATCACAGGCCTGTTACTCTACC AGAGAAACCAGTTGACCAGCTCCAACACCCTGACCAAAGAGAGGGACCAGCTACAGACAAGCGACAACAACCTGACTGCAGAGAGAGACCAGCAACAGACTAGCAAcaacaccctgaccttagagagagaccagctacagaccagatacaacaacctgactgcagagagagaccagctacagaccagatacaacaacctgactgaagagagagaccagctacagaccagatacaacaccCTGACCAAAGAGAGCTACCAGCTACAGAAAGAGATAGTACGTCTGAAACAATCTACAGTTGAGAAAG TGTGTCCGCGAGGTTGGAAGAAGCTTGGTAGCAGTTGTTACTACGTCTCTACTGAGTACAAATCCTGGGAGGAGAGCAGACAGGACTGCAGATATAGAGGAGCAGACCTGGTGGTTATCAAGAGCCAAGAACAACag ACATTAGTCAACTGGTTATGTGGAGTGTATGACTATGTCTGGATTggtctgactgactctgttactgaggGGACCTGGAAATGGGTGGACGACACACGACTGACCACAAC GTATTGGAACAGTGGAGAGCCTAATGGTGGAAGAGCTGAGAACTGTGTGTATTTCTACTCCTCGTCATCAGACACCGGAGCTTGGTGGGACTattactgttactataaatacagATGGATCTGTGAGAAATAG